TGACCCTGTATAGGTCACACGCATTAATGAATCGAAACCAAAAGGTACACCTTGTAATAAATTGCCAAAAGCCACGCCAAATACTAAAGGGGGCACTAAAGAACCTACAAATAAAGCTTTATCCCAATTAGTACGCCATTTATCTGACTCAATTTTACTGCGGTAATCGAAGGCCAGTGGCCGTAAAAATAAACTAAATAGGGTCAACATCATGGCAAAATAAAAACCGCTAAAGGCAGTGGCATAAACCAGTGGCCAAGCGGCAAAAAGAGATGCCCCTGCGGTAATTAACCACACTTGGTTACCATCCCAGTGGGCACCCACTGTATTAATCACCACACGCCTTTCTACATCTTTTTTGGCAACAAATGGTAGCAAGCCGCCTACACCCATATCCATGCCGTCGGTTATCGCAAAACCAATAAACAGAAAGCCGATAAGCCCCCACCAGATTAATTTTAATGTTTCGTAATCGAACATACTATTCCCCTTAAGAATGTTGGCTGCGAAGACCAGGTACTAACTCTGGTTCTTGTTCAAAGTGATAACGACCAGTATGTAATGAACTAGGGCCTAATCGAGCAAATTTAATCATTAAATACATCTCAATAATAAATAGAATGGTATACACAAGAATAAAGGCAATAAGAGAAAACAATACATCTCCAACGGCTAAGTCTGAAGTAGACAAAAAGGTCGGTAACACTTCACTAATAGCCCAAGGTTGACGGCCAAACTCAGCCACAAACCAACCTGTTTCTATGGCTATCCAAGGTAACGGCAAAGCGAATAAAAGGGCTTTGAGTAACCAAGGTTTTTGTTCTATTTCTCGGCGAGCGTTAAAGTAAAATGCTAAAACAAAGAGCAATAACATTAAAACACCCGCGCCTACCATAATCCTAAATGCCCAAAAAAGAGGGGCGACAGCTGGAGTGGAGTCTTTCACCGCTTGTTGTATCTGTTCTTCTGTAGCATCGACCACATTATTGGTATAGCGTTTTAGTAACAGTCCATAACCTAGGTCTTGTTTGGTTTGATTAAATCGAGCAATGTTTTCAGGTGTTTCTTCACCGTTACGTAACTTTTCTAAATATTCATAAGCGATCATGCCATTACGGATGCGTGGTTCATGGGCTTTTTGTAGATCATATAAGCCAGTGACTTCTTCATCTAAAGAGCGCGTGGCTATAATACCTAAAGCATAAGGTATTTTTACTGCGTAATCGGTTTCCATGGTTTCGTCATTTGGCAAACCCACTAAGGTAAAGGCAGCAGGGGCAGGCTCAGTATGATATTCAGCTTCAATTGCGGCGAGTTTTACTTTTTGTACTTCTCCGGTTTCATAACCCGATTCATCACCTAGCATAATAACCGACAGAATTGAGGCTAAACCAAAGCCCGCGGCGACTGAAAAAGACCTTTTAGCAAAGGCTATATCTCTACCTTTTAGTAAATAGTAACTACTAATACTCAATACAAACATTGAACCGGCAACATATCCTGCTGCGACCGTGTGGATAAATTTGACTTGAGCAACAGGGTTAAAAATGATTTCGCTAAAGCTGACTAACTCCATACGCATAGTCATGTAATTGAATTCACTGCCAATTGGGTTTTGCATCCAACCATTGGCAATTAATATCCATAAAGCTGACAAGTTAGTGCCCAAGGCCATCAAGAAAGTGCCCATTAAATGCTGGCGCTTGCTTAGTCGATCCCAACCTAAAAAGAACATGCCGACAAAGGTAGATTCAAGAAAAAAGGCCATCAACCCTTCAATGGCTAAGGGCGCACCAAAAACATCGCCCACATAATGGGAGTAATACGACCAGTTGGTACCAAACTCAAACTCCATGGTTAAGCCTGTAGCGACCCCGATGGCAAAGTTTATGCCGAACAATTTGCCCCAGAATTTGGTCATGTCCCGATAAATCTCGCGACCCGTCATCACATAAACGGATTCCATGATAAATAAAATCCATGTTAAGCCGAGTGTTAAAGGAACAAACAAAAAATGGAATAGCGCGGTAACAGCAAATTGCCACCGAGATAGCTCTACTAAGGTTTCATTGATCATACTAATTGCTCTCGTTATTACGCTTTGATGTTAAAAAATATTTTACTCTGGGTTGTGTGAGTGTTGATTTTTTTCTAGTTAATAATTGATATAAATCAATGTTTTTACAGCTAACTTGAACTTTAGCTCACTTTTTAAAATCAGCTAAAAAATGAACTAACCTTCCCAAGGTTTTGTTTATAGTTGGATACTTATCTTAGTACTGACTATCTTAAAAATAGTATTTGCAATATAAAGGCCATCTATTTGTTTTTTTATAAGCTATTGAAAATAAAGGTAAATTATTTTTTTGAGGAATGATAATGAAGAAATAACTTTTACCTATGACATAAGTGTCGTTATAGTGTGTCATTTATGGCAATTATAATGATTAAATGAAATAGAATGGTCCATCAAACAATCCAAGCAATTATTGAAGCTATTGAAAAGCCAGCTATTTTCATTACTCCAAATTACGCCATTGAAGCGGTAAATCAAGCTTATCGTGATACTTATTCTCACCCTGTTTTATTAGGACAAAGTAAATGTCATGAGGTGTCACATAATTCGACTAAACCTTGTGATCAAAATGGTGAATTGTGTCCTCTATCTGCATGTAAAGAAACCAATAAAAATAGCTCCGCACTGCATATTCACAAAACTGATTCTGGTGACGCTTATTGCAATATCTTAATGAAACCAGTGACAAATAACGATGGAATAACCATAGGCTTTTTAGAAATACTCGAAAAAATTGATTTTGCCAGTAGTTATAGTAGTGACCGAAAGTTAATAGGTAAAAGTCAACCCTTTCAATATCTGCTACAAATGATTTCTCGCAGCGCCAAAAGTGACATCAGTATATTGTTACAAGGTGAAACTGGCACAGGTAAAGAATTGGCGGCTTTATCTATACATCAAGTTAGTAAAAGGTCGAGTAAACCGTTTATAGAGGTTGAATGTACTGGGTTAAACGAAGCCTTATTTGAATCTGAATTATTTGGTCATGAGAAAGGGGCATTTACAGGGGCAAGCACCAGTAAAAAAGGCTTAGTTTGTATGGCTAACGGAGGCACCTTATTTTTAGATGAAATTGGTGATATTCCACTCAATTTACAAGTGAAATTATTGCGTTTGCTAGAAACTGGACATTATCGAAGAGTAGGTAGTGTTGAAAAACAAAAAGCGAATTTTAGGCTGGTTTGCGCAAGTCATAAAAATTTAGAAAAAATGGTTGATCAAGGTGAATTTAGAGAAGATTTATATTATCGAATCGATGCTTTTCCCATTCGTTTACCCACGCTAAAAGAAAGGCAAGCTGATATTCCACTATTAGCTGAACATCTATTATTAAAAAGCGAATTTGCATCGAAAAAATTTACCGACGAGGCGCTAAATCTATTATCCCGTTATCATTTTCCAGGCAATGTACGTGAACTTAAAAACATAGTGCAAAGAAGTGCCTTATTAAGTGATGATGAATGGATAACCACTGAGCACTTACCTGAAAAAATCCTAGCTTTAAATACGCCACAGGATCACTCTGATAATCTTATCTCTAACGAAAAACAATACATCATTAAATTACTGACTGAATATGGAAATCAACCTAAAGTTATCGCTGAGCATTTAGAAATCAGTGTGAGAACCTTATATAGAAAACTACAAAAACATCAGCTCAATACGCAAGATTTTAATTAGAAATGGTGTTTATTTTATATTTGAACTTTCATTCAAGGTATTTCTTACGATAATTAATTAGCTAACTTTTTTTGAGTAATAATATTCACCCTATACTCTATAATTCAAAAGGAGTAGTGTTTAATCAATCATGCCTAAATGTGTTAATTCTTAAATAGGAGAAATTTAATGAGTGATAAAAAATGTCCATATGAAGCAAGCAAATTAACCATGAATAACGGCGCACCTGTTGCTGATAATCAAAATAGTATGACAGCAGGTAAGCGAGGACCTCTGTTGGCGCAAGATGTTTGGTTAAACGAAAAACTAGCTAATTTTGTACGTGAAGTTATTCCTGAACGTCGAATGCATGCTAAAGGTTCTGGTGCCTTTGGTACATTTACTGTGACCCATGATATTAGTCAATATACTTGTGCCAATATTTTTAGTGAAGTAGGTAAAAAGACCGAAATGTTTGCTCGTTTCAGTACGGTAGCTGGTGAGCGTGGTGCGGCTGATGCAGAACGAGACATTCGTG
The sequence above is a segment of the Paraglaciecola sp. L3A3 genome. Coding sequences within it:
- a CDS encoding cytochrome ubiquinol oxidase subunit I, which produces MINETLVELSRWQFAVTALFHFLFVPLTLGLTWILFIMESVYVMTGREIYRDMTKFWGKLFGINFAIGVATGLTMEFEFGTNWSYYSHYVGDVFGAPLAIEGLMAFFLESTFVGMFFLGWDRLSKRQHLMGTFLMALGTNLSALWILIANGWMQNPIGSEFNYMTMRMELVSFSEIIFNPVAQVKFIHTVAAGYVAGSMFVLSISSYYLLKGRDIAFAKRSFSVAAGFGLASILSVIMLGDESGYETGEVQKVKLAAIEAEYHTEPAPAAFTLVGLPNDETMETDYAVKIPYALGIIATRSLDEEVTGLYDLQKAHEPRIRNGMIAYEYLEKLRNGEETPENIARFNQTKQDLGYGLLLKRYTNNVVDATEEQIQQAVKDSTPAVAPLFWAFRIMVGAGVLMLLLFVLAFYFNARREIEQKPWLLKALLFALPLPWIAIETGWFVAEFGRQPWAISEVLPTFLSTSDLAVGDVLFSLIAFILVYTILFIIEMYLMIKFARLGPSSLHTGRYHFEQEPELVPGLRSQHS
- a CDS encoding sigma-54-dependent Fis family transcriptional regulator; protein product: MVHQTIQAIIEAIEKPAIFITPNYAIEAVNQAYRDTYSHPVLLGQSKCHEVSHNSTKPCDQNGELCPLSACKETNKNSSALHIHKTDSGDAYCNILMKPVTNNDGITIGFLEILEKIDFASSYSSDRKLIGKSQPFQYLLQMISRSAKSDISILLQGETGTGKELAALSIHQVSKRSSKPFIEVECTGLNEALFESELFGHEKGAFTGASTSKKGLVCMANGGTLFLDEIGDIPLNLQVKLLRLLETGHYRRVGSVEKQKANFRLVCASHKNLEKMVDQGEFREDLYYRIDAFPIRLPTLKERQADIPLLAEHLLLKSEFASKKFTDEALNLLSRYHFPGNVRELKNIVQRSALLSDDEWITTEHLPEKILALNTPQDHSDNLISNEKQYIIKLLTEYGNQPKVIAEHLEISVRTLYRKLQKHQLNTQDFN